A window of Pirellula sp. SH-Sr6A contains these coding sequences:
- a CDS encoding polyribonucleotide nucleotidyltransferase codes for MVKIRVEKQIGDSVLSFETGALAKQATSSVVCQYGDTVVFIATTTGPSRPGTDFFPLTCDYRERFAAAGKFPGGFLKRESRPTTKETLTSRLIDRPIRPLFPDGFIDEVQVQAIVMSSDVQNDADVLAMNGAAAALFISPLPFQGPISSCRVGKVEGKLIAFPTHAQLEESELDMIVSANEREVMMIEGFAQEMPEAEMLEAIKFAHDVCKQVIELQREFFDKVKPTKTTFDSPDTTELMAKLRADYYERFKEAKQIEGKQARNEACSALKAEAVSALIPDPSAEGAICTNQLSHVWHTLENQVVRDLILSGRRSDGRDAKSLRPIHCETDLLPRTHGTALFQRGETQAFITVTLGTPRDEQRVDGLVDEYSKKFMLDYNFPPFSVGECRPIRAPGRREIGHGMLAERSLEAVLPDPEDFPYTIRVISDILESNGSSSMASVCGGCLGLMAAGVPITNPVAGISIGLVREKDQHVLLTDIIGDEDHFGDMDFKISGTQNGITGIQLDLKIPGVSEEIIRGTLKQAREARIEILRKMLTCIPRPRSETSRFAPRLLRTKIEPDKIGALIGPGGKNIRAIQEETGVTIDVDDEGNVTVASADAESAKRAIGRVEACTATVQIGKIYDGIVSSVRDFGAFVEILPGKDGLCHISELSSGYVASVDSVCKVGDAMKVIVIDIDDHDRVKLSRRRALEELGMEDEFAAPSEESDDLDDFGGDDLGDDIGFDEKPERADRPERTEARTGDRGGRGRGGDRGGDRGGDRGSSGGSGGGGGGFRRGGGRGRSRGGSGGGSGGGGGRSSGGDRGGDRGGDRR; via the coding sequence GTGGTAAAGATTCGTGTAGAAAAACAAATTGGCGATTCGGTTCTCTCGTTCGAGACAGGGGCTTTGGCCAAGCAAGCCACTTCCAGCGTCGTATGCCAATACGGCGATACTGTCGTGTTCATCGCGACGACGACCGGCCCGTCCCGTCCAGGAACTGACTTCTTCCCGCTCACATGCGATTATCGCGAACGATTCGCAGCAGCGGGTAAGTTTCCCGGCGGTTTCCTCAAAAGGGAAAGTCGCCCGACGACCAAAGAAACGCTCACCAGTCGCTTGATCGACCGTCCTATCCGCCCCCTCTTCCCAGACGGGTTCATTGACGAAGTCCAAGTCCAGGCGATTGTGATGAGTTCGGACGTTCAAAACGACGCTGACGTTCTCGCCATGAACGGCGCTGCAGCGGCTTTGTTTATCAGTCCACTTCCTTTCCAAGGCCCGATCTCTTCATGCCGAGTTGGCAAAGTGGAAGGCAAGCTGATTGCGTTCCCCACCCACGCTCAACTCGAAGAGAGCGAACTCGACATGATCGTTTCGGCAAACGAACGAGAAGTCATGATGATCGAAGGCTTCGCGCAAGAAATGCCTGAAGCGGAGATGTTGGAAGCGATCAAGTTTGCACATGATGTCTGCAAGCAAGTGATCGAACTTCAACGCGAGTTCTTCGATAAGGTCAAACCGACCAAGACCACTTTTGATTCGCCAGATACGACCGAACTGATGGCGAAACTGCGAGCGGATTACTACGAACGCTTCAAGGAAGCGAAGCAAATCGAAGGCAAACAAGCTCGCAACGAAGCTTGCTCGGCGCTCAAAGCAGAAGCGGTCTCGGCTTTGATCCCCGACCCATCCGCCGAAGGGGCCATTTGTACCAACCAACTCAGCCACGTTTGGCACACTTTGGAAAATCAAGTTGTTCGCGATTTGATTCTTTCGGGGCGACGTTCCGATGGTCGCGACGCGAAGAGTTTGCGACCCATCCACTGTGAAACCGATTTGCTTCCTCGCACGCATGGTACGGCTCTGTTCCAACGGGGTGAGACCCAAGCGTTCATTACGGTGACTCTTGGTACACCGCGAGACGAACAACGCGTCGACGGATTGGTGGATGAGTACAGCAAGAAATTCATGCTGGACTACAACTTCCCGCCATTCTCCGTGGGTGAGTGCCGTCCTATTCGCGCACCGGGCCGCCGAGAAATTGGCCACGGGATGCTTGCAGAACGATCCTTGGAAGCCGTGCTTCCCGACCCCGAAGATTTCCCTTACACAATTCGTGTGATCAGCGACATCCTCGAGAGCAATGGTTCGTCGTCGATGGCCAGCGTTTGCGGTGGCTGTCTCGGATTGATGGCAGCCGGGGTTCCCATCACCAACCCCGTCGCAGGGATCAGCATCGGTCTTGTTCGTGAAAAAGACCAGCATGTACTGCTCACCGACATCATCGGTGACGAAGATCACTTCGGCGACATGGATTTCAAAATTTCGGGAACGCAAAACGGAATCACCGGAATCCAGTTGGATCTGAAGATCCCAGGCGTTAGCGAAGAAATCATCCGTGGCACGCTCAAGCAAGCGCGTGAAGCTCGGATCGAAATTCTCCGCAAGATGCTGACGTGTATTCCTCGTCCGCGCAGCGAAACCAGCCGTTTCGCACCTCGATTGCTTCGAACCAAGATCGAGCCCGACAAGATCGGCGCGTTGATCGGTCCTGGTGGTAAGAACATCCGAGCGATCCAGGAAGAAACCGGAGTGACCATCGACGTCGATGATGAAGGCAATGTAACTGTCGCTTCGGCAGACGCCGAGTCGGCGAAGCGAGCCATCGGTCGCGTGGAGGCCTGCACGGCAACGGTCCAAATCGGCAAGATCTATGATGGGATCGTCTCGAGCGTACGGGACTTCGGCGCGTTCGTCGAAATCCTCCCCGGTAAGGACGGACTCTGCCACATCAGCGAACTCTCCAGCGGCTATGTCGCGAGTGTCGACTCGGTATGCAAGGTCGGGGATGCGATGAAGGTAATCGTCATCGACATCGATGATCACGACCGCGTGAAGCTCTCCCGACGCCGAGCATTGGAAGAGCTGGGTATGGAAGATGAATTCGCAGCACCATCGGAAGAGTCAGACGATCTCGATGACTTCGGTGGCGATGATCTCGGCGATGACATTGGCTTTGATGAAAAGCCAGAGCGAGCCGATCGGCCAGAACGGACCGAAGCACGCACGGGAGATCGCGGAGGTCGCGGGCGAGGCGGTGACCGAGGCGGTGACCGAGGCGGTGATCGTGGAAGCAGCGGTGGCAGCGGGGGAGGCGGAGGCGGATTCCGACGCGGTGGCGGACGGGGCCGAAGCCGTGGCGGTAGCGGTGGTGGCAGTGGCGGTGGCGGCGGCCGGTCCAGCGGTGGAGACCGCGGTGGCGATCGCGGCGGGGACCGCCGGTAG
- the rpsO gene encoding 30S ribosomal protein S15, protein MTVSKERKEELIKAFQKSGADSGSADVQIALLTERINSMTSHMRAAPRDYSSRRGLLRMVSKRRSLLDYVRKHDPQRYLEIIGKLNIRK, encoded by the coding sequence ATGACCGTTAGCAAAGAACGAAAAGAAGAACTGATCAAGGCGTTTCAGAAGAGCGGAGCTGATAGCGGTTCCGCGGATGTCCAAATCGCTCTTTTGACCGAGCGAATCAATTCGATGACCTCGCACATGCGAGCCGCCCCTCGTGACTATTCCAGTCGCCGCGGCCTCCTTCGCATGGTTAGCAAGCGTCGATCATTGCTCGATTATGTCCGAAAGCATGATCCGCAGCGATATTTGGAAATCATCGGTAAGCTGAACATTCGAAAGTAA
- a CDS encoding RNA polymerase sigma factor → MNDEDELIESALAGDSSSFEILVFRYQDRLFTAMISVVGGAEEAEDVVQEAFIQAYLKLDTFQRNSRFFTWLYRIAFNFALARRRKARNLVSLDEARENVGHEPESELDAPDNRMTRFEDAKLVHNALALLTEDHRAILVLREMEDMAYEEIAEVLDISIGTVRSRLNRARFALKAQLEKFPEWNPKA, encoded by the coding sequence GTGAACGACGAAGACGAATTGATCGAGTCGGCATTGGCCGGGGACAGCAGTTCCTTTGAAATTCTGGTTTTTCGCTACCAGGACAGGCTTTTTACCGCGATGATCAGCGTCGTCGGCGGGGCCGAAGAAGCCGAGGATGTGGTTCAAGAAGCCTTCATCCAGGCATACCTCAAGCTGGATACTTTCCAACGAAACAGCCGATTCTTCACGTGGCTGTACCGTATCGCGTTCAATTTCGCACTGGCCCGCCGACGCAAGGCGAGGAACCTGGTTTCGCTCGACGAAGCACGGGAGAACGTCGGCCACGAGCCTGAATCGGAATTGGATGCCCCCGATAACCGAATGACTCGCTTCGAAGACGCCAAACTAGTGCACAATGCTCTGGCCCTGCTGACCGAAGACCATCGCGCCATTCTGGTCCTCCGCGAAATGGAAGACATGGCGTACGAAGAAATCGCCGAAGTCCTCGACATTTCCATCGGCACGGTTCGCTCAAGACTCAACCGCGCTCGATTCGCCCTCAAAGCCCAATTAGAAAAGTTCCCGGAGTGGAACCCCAAAGCTTGA
- a CDS encoding DNA-directed RNA polymerase subunit alpha C-terminal domain-containing protein — translation MTRVPISQAEEQARLLKERLDLSTAEIGLQVRTTNCLEEKGIFTVRDLLNSTPETLLSIANFGEKTLEEVYQSLERLGYHRTWRKPR, via the coding sequence ATGACTCGGGTACCGATTAGCCAGGCCGAAGAACAAGCCCGCCTTCTCAAGGAGCGACTGGACCTCAGCACAGCGGAGATAGGGCTTCAGGTTCGCACGACAAATTGCTTGGAAGAGAAAGGGATCTTCACCGTGCGGGATCTACTCAACAGCACTCCGGAGACTCTGCTGAGCATAGCGAATTTTGGTGAGAAGACGTTGGAAGAGGTTTATCAGTCTCTAGAGCGGCTCGGTTACCATCGAACTTGGCGAAAGCCTCGGTAG